From a single Alloactinosynnema sp. L-07 genomic region:
- a CDS encoding LytTR family DNA-binding domain-containing protein: protein MRVLAVDDVKAALDELCRLLRAAPEVADVTAAGDALTALRLIEGGQFDAVFLDISMPGMNGLELASLLSKLSKPPVIVFVTAYDGHAVSAYGIGAVDYLLKPVRAERLAATMSRVARMVTPAPVDKTAAPAAPESTKPDAMPVLPVEADGRIRYVRRTDVEFVEAQGDYVRLHTRGGVHLVRMPISRLLEYWENAGFARVHRGYLVAIDAVRELRSDSVGGMLAHTDLGDVPVSRRHARELRERLLRAAQRGELGGRA from the coding sequence GGTCGACGACGTCAAGGCGGCGCTCGATGAGCTGTGCAGGTTGCTGCGCGCGGCTCCGGAGGTCGCCGACGTCACCGCGGCGGGCGACGCGCTGACCGCGCTGCGGCTGATCGAGGGCGGCCAGTTCGACGCGGTGTTCCTCGACATCTCCATGCCCGGGATGAACGGGCTGGAGCTGGCCTCGCTGCTGTCGAAGCTGAGCAAGCCGCCGGTGATCGTCTTCGTCACCGCCTACGACGGGCACGCGGTGTCGGCCTACGGCATCGGCGCGGTCGACTACCTGCTCAAACCCGTGCGCGCCGAACGCCTCGCCGCCACGATGTCGCGGGTGGCCCGGATGGTGACCCCGGCGCCTGTGGACAAGACCGCGGCGCCCGCCGCACCGGAGTCGACCAAGCCGGACGCGATGCCGGTGCTGCCGGTGGAGGCCGACGGCCGCATCCGCTACGTGCGGCGCACCGACGTCGAGTTCGTCGAGGCGCAGGGCGACTACGTGCGCCTGCACACCCGCGGCGGCGTTCACCTGGTGCGGATGCCGATCTCCCGGCTGCTGGAGTACTGGGAGAACGCCGGGTTCGCGCGCGTGCACCGCGGCTACCTGGTGGCCATCGACGCGGTCCGGGAGCTGCGCAGCGACTCGGTCGGCGGGATGCTGGCCCACACCGACCTCGGCGACGTGCCGGTGAGCCGTCGACACGCCCGTGAGCTGCGGGAACGGCTGCTGCGCGCGGCGCAGCGCGGCGAGCTCGGCGGGCGGGCCTGA